The Porites lutea chromosome 9, jaPorLute2.1, whole genome shotgun sequence sequence AGAAATGGATATCCAGGAATTCCAGACTGGACAAATGAACAAGATGAATTGTCAAGTGTTATTCCTCAAGGTAATGAACAAAAATGCAGAGATcccaacctctggagatctatTAAAAATGGGGAGACTGTCCCTTTTGCACAACCCCCCGGAATGTCAGCGGACCCCCCGCCCACCCCCATAAATCGATCCAGTCCGTCTTAACACCCAAATTATGACATGGGAATGGCTTAGGAAGTTATGTGAAGTCTGACATGAATTGCATACCATCAAAATTTGCTTTCAAcattgtaaatgacaaaataatctttgtcagtcaaatacgtgcaaaaatgccccagaaGCTGTCCTGTGGATTAAAAGAATTCTGAGAAAAAATGGGATAAACTTCAAACTAAACAAAGAATAGCACATGATTTTATCCATGAGATTTGGGGATCCGTACGAGACAGCAGGACATCAATGTCTTATCTGGGAGACCCCTGGAGAATCCAGGAGAGTTGGTATACATGAAAGTGTTTTTTCCTTGCAATTGGCATAGGGAAGTACCTAGGGATGGAGGGTAGACAATTTTTAGAAGTGTCTTTTAGAATTACATATTTTCTTATAATTATGGGGGTCTCTTAAATGAGTGTGACAGAATCTGAAAATGGGCATAAATATCCTGTTGGATCGAACCCTGCCATCCATTGATTGAGACACAGAAGGGGTCCATGGCAATCATGCCATCAATAGGAGAAGGAGGGAGCGATACTCCCCCTCACCTCCCCTCCCCAACATCCTATGGATAAGATTTTCAGACACAAGCTTCAAAAATTCTATCTGAAGGAGTAATTTTGTTGGAATCTTTTGATCTTTTCAATATTTAAGTATGGGTAGAAGATATATATACCGGTACTAGTGATTTAgttacctctgcatcctgcATCCCTGACACATAAAAATCCCTAAAGACGCAAAATACCGGTAATATTCATGGCATGCATCCCGTAGAACACAAAGAATGATGGATCGATTTGAAGATTTGatggtagaatatcctgttcatgtgatttctgtggctgttgtttGAAGAGTCATATCTGTTTTAGTCGTTTTTGtcctttaaaaaattatatagattagaaggactatattttaatttcagtaaactgtagtAAAGAGTTTTTGCATCTGTCTCCagattacagtcaaaccaggtcaagtgTTCCCGTCACTAAcaaactaatgaattcattaatggaaaatgatttcgtttgttgattcaataatccattcataaaggGAATAATCCAACAGTCAAATTGTACCTCGATTCAATAATCGaatgttgatttggtttatAAACAAAATCTACCTGTTCTTTATTCTTGTCTGTTGTGTTCAATCTTATTTGCTTCCCTTTTCTTGCCGTTTACGATTGTGTTTTTCATtgcctttaatcaaaataacagctagaatagacagaccgcaaacgcaaagaaactgacaaaggccgaggatcgaaatccaccaatcactgCACATACACTGACCTCAGTTTGACCGTCgtgttttctaagaggtcagGCCTAGGTCTGTTGCACTGATTATTGGCAGCAAACTGGCGTACATgtaacagtttgtttgggtttgaacttcagaactcGCCAGCACTCGactctcagaaaaaaaagaggaaaaaacaaaattctgaggtcaacttgtggaaagtgtaatttttcaaaaaacagtaatCGAATCAACATTCGATTATGGAATCAAGGCTAAATATGACTAttggattgttcattttatgaatgaattattgaatcaacaaacgaaatcatttttccgtgaatgaattcattagttcgttagcgacgggaacgcttgacctggtttgactgtaactgtCTGGCTACATAAGgaccaagcattttcaatttaggactcctttttttttaaagtgggATTCATTGGTTCTGCACCGAGctggactcatgatttttcacaagatgagtcccaggactcaccataactatttgtaacaaaatcactgcttgCTTATTTCTCATAAGAGGAGTGGGATAAAAATGTGTTGGCattaaaggtcattttattGATAGGGAAGTGAAgtcaaaaaagagaaagtgTATGAGGTATATTGTAACTTGAAGTATTAAGGTCAGGGAATTGCCAAATAACTGCTTTTACAGGTTAATTGTTTGATACAAGTTTGACAAACCTAAGAGTTAATCAACAGTGAAATAAAGTCGGTGACAAATTGACTTCAGAGAATCTCTACCACTTCTTGTGCCAAACGAAAGGAAGTAAAAGACTTCTAATGCTGTGCACAGtgtatctttttatttttattttatttttaaaataaaatgtgaTCATGACTGATTAATAGAGGGACTGagtgcttaatacaggtttgacctTAACGAtatgtttctttttccttttaggaATACAACTTTGTGGTATTTTTTATTCCTGTGTAAAGTCTATAAATATTGAGGCTGAAGAATTAAAAAGGATCTTTGAAGGATTGTTAAAAAAGGTGAGTATGATTAATAATCAGTTATGTTTACATTATTATCCTGTACATCTTATACATTTTTCTTGTCACTGAAATCATGTAAATTATAAGTTTtggttttttagttttttgtttacaagtctCACACACAATTTTTTCTCCAAAGGGTGCTTCTAACCTAACAAATAGGAAGTTTGTGGTATTGCAACACTGCAGATCAAATGACAACAAAAGATGTTTTATTTATGACCAAGAGCTTGGATCAGTATCAGAGTGTGGAATTCAGGAAGCTGATATTATTGAAGAATTCCTAGAAAATAAGATTTCTTTTAGGCTTCAAGCTAACATTCCTCTATTCATAGGTAAGGActataaagtttgttttcttcagctttttttttttcatactttcTTGAGTGGGAAATCTTCTGAGTTTCATGATCGAGGATCAAAAATAATCTGGTTGAGTCAACTCAACTGATGAAGAAACTCTCTAAAAAAGGGGTAATTGTGGTCATTGGTGTGCTACATACATGCAGGTGAAGTGAGACTTGTTGTGTCAGAAAAATAAGCATGACCAGGTGcattgaaaaaattattttgcttgATGCACAAAATCACGCTTCATTCAAAGCTAGTCATGCTGTATAACATGAAGGTGAAGtgaaacaacaacacaacagacataacaaaaactgtaaacacgtgctctctctctctctccagagagctttttttttttactttgaatCACTATTATTAATGACAACCATTTTTACTGGATGTTTAGAACACagcaagaaaatacaaaatgagTCAGATAAGAGTCATTAATGGCTCCAAATGTAAGAAATTGGTTGTAAAGTGCAAGTTTGGGAGGGTACTTTCCTTTTACCcgcaaaattccaaaaattttgGTTAGAAATCAAAATGAAACAGACCATTTTGGTTTGGTCAGACCAGAATATTTGAGACCGCCTGTGAAGGTGGTCTACTTTGACTGGTCCAGTCATTTTGGTCACTCAGACCGGAATGTCCCTTTTCATTtgacaaaaattattgttgtcCCCCACACTGCTCATCTGTATTGTGCAAGCCTTACTAGTACACATGCAATATTCAAATGTGTGGTGGGTTGGATCGGGACTGCGCACCTAGAATATACCCCTCCATTGGGCATGTggaatttctgaaatttgaaacTGGATTATTTTTGGAATGGAAAGTGCTCAGAATTTCTACTAGTGAGGTTATCTGATATGCTTGTAAAACATTTGTCCCCTTATCAAAGATACATCATCGGAACTGTTATTTAAAATTGAGAAATCATGCAAGGCACTCCAGTCTGGATCAACAGTCTTCCATCTCAAAGCCTGCAACAAGCTGATCAAATATCAAAGTGATGAATTGAAACTAACTTGTGAAGAACTTTTGTTGAGCAAGACTGGATCTGGCCAAGATAAGACTCCAAACCCTCATggaaacaacaaaagcaaaagcagacagaAGAGTGCAAAAACAACGTCAACTTCTACCATGGTGAAAGTGAAGGTACTGTAAGGTTCACATCTTTGAATAAGAAAGTTTGCTATTGATAGCTTCATCAGGTTATATACTGAAGCCGTGTAGTCCATACCATGCCATCATGGCACATGATACATGTCACCTCACAGAATTGCCTTTTCTGAAGACTGCACTCTGACTGAATCAAAAAACAACCTTATTCAGGGCTCAAGCAAAAACTGGAATATTCCAGTTTGTTCTTTAGGCAAGCTGCTCACACATTTTGCTTACccagggccacttcttgctcgtCTTAGGATGAGTTGTCTGAACTCTTACCCATTGGGCAAGTAAGGTTTGAAAGTTACCTCCCCCGGCAAGATGATCCGCTTGTCCAGGACTATCAGACAGAAATTTTTCCGGGCCTTGTCTTTTCGGGTATTACTCTTACTGGTAACTCAGTACCTATTTACATTGTGCTCACAGGTATAAACAGGAACAAGGTTTTTGGAATATAAATCATAAGTGAGACTTGCAACTACCCGATGGCAAACCATTTGACAGCGTGCAAAGCAAGTCATCTCCTATAACCCAGggtagtggattttgctatctacAGGCtagtgaagttttttgggggaaGTAAATTTACAGATTGAAGAACTGCAATCATTCCTCCTCATCAAGCTAGTGGAAATGATCTTTTTGCCTAGTACATAATTTCTAGCTACAGCTTACCTGAATGggaagctgtaaaactgacttcgTTTGCACCCCGGTTGACCAGTTACAAGCATTGTCAGAGATATTAGTTTGGGACTACCATGAACAAATCCAGTTAGCAGTTAGGGATGAGCATGAACTTGGGGCTTTCGGATTGCAAGTCCAGTGCTCAAACCACTTGGCCACACCGCCTCTCTTTCACTGACAGTGCACATTGCAAGTTTATGCTTTCTAGGTCTACAGAATGTTGCTAAAAGGCAGCCATTGGTGCAGGAGAATTTCAccacctcaaaaagaaaaattttattgatgaaaaaCTCAGTTACCAAACAATCAATCAtgttatgatttgttttaaCTCGAAAACTACAAGCTAAATATACAAATGTAGGTTGAGTAAATCACTCCACACATTATGATTGTaagtcccaagagaaactgaaaacattgctcatgcaaaatttggagggaaaacaaagagtgttatggtatttttgagAAAGGCCTATGTGCACTATGGGGCTGCCAATCATAGCCCTTTCCCAAGATTTCAGGAGCCTATAGTGGGAAACTTGAACATGATTAGTTTCAGAGTTACGCAGATGTCCCTTTGCTGTATGCAGCAAaggaaatacagtcaaaccctgttaatatGGATACTGGGGGCAGGGGAAGTGTCCTTATCATGGGAGTGGGTGATGTTATTAAAGTCAAAAATAcaagttttatttgaaaaaaatactgaagaaaTAAAAGAGGACATAAGTATTGTCAAATTAAACATCTCCATCCTTCACAAAGCTGTCATTACATTAACTCGTATGATGCCAGAATAGTCTGAAGTTGACATTTACAAATCATCCTGTCAGGTGTAGCTCTGAAAACATTGACATACTGTCAACTGAGGTTATTTACCATCTGAAGGGAAAGGCATATTATAGCACACACAGTTGATAATGAAGTTTCAGCATTACCAAGGTTGACTTGTCTTTGAGAATCTGTTAATTGGGCAAAAAGCAAGGTTCAGTTGTCTGCGGTAATGGCTGTCCTTGCGTGGGGTTCAACTATTGTGGATGTCTGCATGTAGGCTCCTAGAATACAGATTTGAATTTTATAGTTGTAGATCAAAGAATCAATTCATAATAGTGACCTGTGGTGAGAttgtaacaaaataatattattcttgAAATCTGGCTGGAAGTTACAGGAGACAAACTTTATGTATCTGTCTTTTATATTCCGCAGGATGTGTTAGACGTGAGATTACTGAACCAGCTGACAGAAACTGAAAGTGATCATAGAGCATATGTTCCAATCATTCAGTATAAAAAAGGTGCCATATAATAACAACTATATTTATATATACTTATTATAATTTGTCACTGATCTGAATTCTATTCCATTGTATATCTGGATAAAGTTAACTGGCGTTATATGGTGGACCACTCCCTGCCGTTAAGTACCAGCAGGAAGAAGTGGCACAGTCAACAAACTCTTGTTGGATCTCCAgagttgatttttatttatttgatttttacCTCTTTCatgtagttttgtagttttgaCTTGACAGTAGCTTAGTTAGTAATAAGTGTAAGGAAtacaaataatttttattaatcGAGAActgaggaaagaaaaaagaatttcaCACAATCCGCTGTTAGCATTAGCTACTTGAGCCCATGCTGGGGGCTGAGTGAAgtggaaaatattttaatatacttttttgtacacaatgtacatgtacagacTTTGTCTTCTACTGCTTATGTGACTCTTTccccagcgtgcaaagaaagtagtgtccaatagcccagggctagtgaattttgctttcgggctagtgaattatgttcttaacttgcctgacgggcaagtgatgttttttgaagaattcaaaatgaagaagaactgtgaaatcaattctgcctGTTAAAAAGCTTTTTGGGCTAGTTGAAATcacttttgggctagtaaatgctagcttcagctcgCCCGaagggcaagctgtaaaaatgattttcttggcACTCTGTACCCCCAAGAAACTGGTGGCTCAAAATTCAAGGAAACCAGTTTTTTAGCCAGTTGTTGACACTTAATGAGGAACCCCTTATTGATGACATAAGTCTTAATAGAATTTGTTAATATACTTATAACAATATAGAGCTTTTCAATACTGTTACTTACCAATTTGGTCTCAATGTTcaacaaattaatattattattttgatttgatttttacttccttttgtcagaaaaataaaagagtGAACACTGACATTTCTGCTGTTTGCTGATCTGCAGGTGCATTTTCTCAAATCAAGTTCAACCTCTCTCTTGATGTGGTGTTGAGCCTTTCAAAGGACACTTTAGTAAAACACTTACCACAGTTATTTATATCCTCTATGTGCAGTCAGCTAAGAAAGATGGGCTCAGTTATGGAGCAGTTCTCAAAGGTAAACGTTTTTTGATTATCACTGATGTTGTTCAGTGGAACCAcaatataacgaagggccaaggccaagggactggcagaatttgtttttttatacgAGGTTGCATTTTATTGAGGTTctctttcatttattttactgttactggGGTACTAAAAATCATTTGTTATACTGAGGACTTCATTATGTAGAGGTTTGATATGTGGAGGTTCTACTGTTGCAAGTCTTTTAATGCCCTGGTTATCTAATTCTGTTTCAAAGGAACATATATTTGGTACTTTACTTCAGATGTGAAGCTACTGTgattttgtttgactgttgCATATTTTGTGACCTTTGGAAATGTACACTTGGagagtttttttattttgtgatGCAGAACGTCagattttcaaaataattgaAGACACAGAGTGCAAAAGGAAATGAGGAAAAAAGAACGTGAAAGAAATTAAGACCAAAATTTTGACAGCAGGAAAAAGCAGTgactataaaattaatgatttaaGTACAAATTTTAAAGGGCAGTTCATGCATCACCCTTGAATAAGTGTTGTTGCAATGCATTTAGGAATGAAAACTGTATGACTTTTATAAATTTCAGTAGGCTTCAGTCTGGTGGACAAAAGATTTTTGGGAAAACTTTTAGGATTGTAGGATATTAGATGGAACACAATTTTCATTGGATTTTTCTAGTCAACTTTAGAGTTTTGTAAGGGATGTGGATTTGCATGGGCAGTCACAGGCAGTTTAGGGGGGTTAATTaagtaaaatttaatttttcaatcaCATTAGGATTGTTCATTCCCAACTTtggaagtgcatcactttaaacCTCCAGGGTTTTGTCATTTAGTGACAGCTGTTTATCCCTCTATCATGAACGATGGTTCCAGGATGGATGATAATGATCCTCTCGGTAAGTACTaataaaagagaaaacagaTTTAGACCAATGAGATGAAGGATAAGTTGATCA is a genomic window containing:
- the LOC140947239 gene encoding ufm1-specific protease 2-like, coding for MADGQMKVFVDNSIKERLYLCIKNPEDSEACCLAYLYGEIKRDKIHVIGCAACVNSQSPPRNGYPGIPDWTNEQDELSSVIPQGIQLCGIFYSCVKSINIEAEELKRIFEGLLKKGASNLTNRKFVVLQHCRSNDNKRCFIYDQELGSVSECGIQEADIIEEFLENKISFRLQANIPLFIDTSSELLFKIEKSCKALQSGSTVFHLKACNKLIKYQSDELKLTCEELLLSKTGSGQDKTPNPHGNNKSKSRQKSAKTTSTSTMVKVKDVLDVRLLNQLTETESDHRAYVPIIQYKKGAFSQIKFNLSLDVVLSLSKDTLVKHLPQLFISSMCSQLRKMGSVMEQFSKDCSFPTLEVHHFKPPGFCHLVTAVYPSIMNDGSRMDDNDPLVSYRLELHRCLLLPQNRPLLRPSNRYVFDSEQQQGIYLTNPHAGLSGGTCGTVAIVEGTYTYHHYMQDNFNDDGWGCAYRSLQTIASWFRHQGYTSKPVPSHKEIQQALVDLQDKSEEFAGSRQWIGSFEVSMCLEHLLSVTSKIMFVSSGAEMRSKGRDLLHHFQTQGTPVMIGGGVLAHTILGVDFNDQTGDIRFLILDPHYTGGEDLKVVIDKGWCGWKGADFWNQQVHYNMCMPQRPDMI